The Magnolia sinica isolate HGM2019 chromosome 10, MsV1, whole genome shotgun sequence genome includes a window with the following:
- the LOC131257704 gene encoding uncharacterized protein LOC131257704 isoform X1, giving the protein MSMVHMMGGLARFRARACSLFDPPSDWSGSCTPVPQLASSFHPRMDCRTISYGALPGMRSTSTGSNVIWENYNKLTEALKGTDQSWTALTLKLCASLETADKLIQSANSNVETLAEKIRELESIMKRGDSAVATAKAILNTQSKKEGPVV; this is encoded by the exons ATGAGCatggtccacatgatgggtggattGGCCCGATTCAGGGCCAGGGCATGCTCGTTGTTCGACCCGCCTAGTGATTGGTCAGGATCTTGCACTCCTGTGCCACAATTGGCCTCTTCATTCCATCCTAGGATGGATTGCCGCACAATTTCTTATGGAGCATTGCCAGGGATGAGAAGTACATCGACGGGTAGCAATGTCATTTGG gaGAACTATAATAAGTTGACCGAGGCATTGAAGGGGACAGATCAATCATGGACAGCTCTAACTCTCAAG CTATGTGCTTCTCTAGAGACTGCTGATAAGCTCATTCAGTCCGCTAACTCAAATGTGGAAACACTAGCGGAAAAGATCAGAGAGCTTGAGAGCATTATGAAACGGGGGGATTCCGCCGTAGCAACAGCAAAAGCTATCCTTAATACACAGAGCAAAAAGGAAGGGCCTGTAGTTTAG
- the LOC131257704 gene encoding uncharacterized protein LOC131257704 isoform X2 yields the protein MAENYPWENYNKLTEALKGTDQSWTALTLKLCASLETADKLIQSANSNVETLAEKIRELESIMKRGDSAVATAKAILNTQSKKEGPVV from the exons ATGGCTGAAAACTATCCATGG gaGAACTATAATAAGTTGACCGAGGCATTGAAGGGGACAGATCAATCATGGACAGCTCTAACTCTCAAG CTATGTGCTTCTCTAGAGACTGCTGATAAGCTCATTCAGTCCGCTAACTCAAATGTGGAAACACTAGCGGAAAAGATCAGAGAGCTTGAGAGCATTATGAAACGGGGGGATTCCGCCGTAGCAACAGCAAAAGCTATCCTTAATACACAGAGCAAAAAGGAAGGGCCTGTAGTTTAG